The DNA region GTGACGTTATTTTTATTACGTTATTTGATGAGGTTATTTTTTCCAAACAAATACAAACAATTATCTTTTTTTCGAAACCTTTTGTATTCAAGTAAATCTGTTGCGACAAGATAAGTTTGAGTAAAAACTAAACAACAGACAAACAAGCAGGCAAGAACCGTCAAGATGGTCAAACAACACAACATAAAACTAAATATCCAAAACAATACTTCGTTTACCATGACGTATCACAGCGATTATTTTGAATCGGGACGACTTGCAGACAGCTTTTCTTGGCCGAAAGTGATTAACACAAGCGGACAAGATACTGTCCTTTGTTATGAGAGGGACTGGTCGTTCGCGGGTTGCTCAGGATTTGTCCAATTTAACATGAATGGAAGCGTGGTTACCATAGCGTTTTCAAACCCGTTGGTTGGTTGCAATAAACTTAATGTTGGAGCCGGTTATAATGGAATCGCGGTAAGTGAAACTGGACTTTTTTTCTCATTAAACTAACTTCAATAAGGAAAAAACCGTTAGCAGTATCCATAACTTTTTCACTAATTTTTAAGACTGCTTTCTATGATGATATTCTATCTCCAGGAGTAGCCAGAAGTAACTGACCATGCtgattttgaaaatctttaaCTTTTTACACAGAGAAAAATCGAAAACATTGCTTGCTTTTTTTGCTAGAACAAACCCACCCAATgaatcatttttcaaaagaactagaaaactgaaaaaaagaTAGGTGCATTTTTCAgtaaaaatcttcaaaaacaTCTAAAGAAGCAAAATTATTCATATTAACACAAAAATAGCCTTACTTTCTGTAAAAGATTTAGGATAAAATGAGCAAAGTATTTGAAGTCTTCTTGCCTATCTAACTAATATCGGCCACCATCTCCCTATTTGAGAGTTTACATTAGTTCAAAAATCACCATTCAACA from Hydractinia symbiolongicarpus strain clone_291-10 chromosome 6, HSymV2.1, whole genome shotgun sequence includes:
- the LOC130647085 gene encoding uncharacterized protein LOC130647085 yields the protein MVKQHNIKLNIQNNTSFTMTYHSDYFESGRLADSFSWPKVINTSGQDTVLCYERDWSFAGCSGFVQFNMNGSVVTIAFSNPLVGCNKLNVGAGYNGIAVWEEMSNHDYQEFKINLKVGEVPITATCKCSFDTTNNASVIFH